From the Halarchaeum grantii genome, the window CAGCGACTCACGCCAACGAATCTCGACCTCCGCCGCGCGTGCATCGTCACGATCGCCGACATCGAGACCGTCCAAGCGTGTGTCGCCTACGAAAACGCACACCAGAATCGCGAACCGATCCTCCGTCGACTCGCACAGCAGGCAGCGGAACTTCGGGCAGAGTGAATGTCCGTCGTTGGCGGATGCATCCGTCGGAAGAAGGAGATTCACCTCCGGCTTTATACGGATGGCTCACCAAGAAGTGTACGGAGTGTTCAGACTATGATCGACGTCGAAGACAACATCGAACTCCTCCAGCAGTCGGGACGATTCTCCTCTGAGGAAGAGTTCCTCGAGGAAGCGTTCCGTGCCCTTCTGGAGAAGCGCCCCGAGCTACGCGTCGATCTTGCTGTCGAGCAGTACAAAACCGGAAGCGTCTCGCTCAACCGTGCTGCCGAGCTCGCCGGCTACAGCCCAGAAGAATTCAAAGAAATTCTCCGCGACCGCGGCGTTAGCCGCGATGTCTCCGTTCTCAATAATGAGGAGCGGTCCGAGCACCTCGAAAATCTATAGTGGAGAGTGCTCGTCGACAACAATATATTAAGCTCGCTTGCGAAAATCGAGCGGCTTGAGCTATTGCCCGCACTTTTCGAGCAGGTCGGGACAGTTCCCTCCGTGCTTGACGAACTCCATCGCGACGAAGTCGCCGGCTATCGGTTCGTCAAGCGGATAGATGCGGTCAAATCCTATCGCGGCGGCTGGTTGCAGGTATACTCGCCAACAGAGTCTGAGGTTCATCTCGCCGACGACATCGTCAATGCATCGCTTTCGTTCACTGATGCGGAGTGCATTGCCGTCGCAGCAGCTCGCGATGAGCGACTGCTGACCGACGACGGCCATGCCGCTGGGATGGCGTCCCAACGCGACGTTGAAATATGGGATCTGAAGTTGCTACTTGAGGCAGCCCTCGTCAAAGACCATATCGAGACCGAGAGCGAACTCGAAACTGTCATCAACGAACTCCGAGAACGGGACGGGTATCGATTCTCGAGCCAAGATCGGGCTGACCTGTTCGATCGACTCTGACCCGCTATCGAATATGGACGACTCAAACGTGCGTAAGGCCCTCGACGAGAAGCACGAGCGGAACCGAGAGCAACGCATCGAGGCCGTCAAGCGCTGGGTGGCGTACATCAAATCCGAACCACCCGAGGTCTGGGGCCCCAGCAGAACGCGGTCGTCGACGACCAACTTGAGGCGGCGCAGAGTGTTGGCACATCGGCGCAGCACCAACAGCACGTCAAGGACGTCGCGGCGGACATCGCAGCCGTGAAAGACGACGACGCGGCCGGGCGCGAGTAGCTGGTCGGTCATCGCCCGACGATTTTCCGCAGACGTGGGTTCGTCGAACCCCCGGAGAGAGCGGAGGCTCTCACCGATGGGCGACACACCAAACATAGATGTCCACCATCAAGCAGCGTTCAGTGACGACGTCGAACTCGAAATAGCGGAGTCGAGTGTCGAGACGTTCCTCGAGGACTTCGGCGCCGACGTCGACCACCGCGACCGTGAAACGCGACGTGATCAACCCGCAGCGAGTGAGTTCGGCGTCGACAACCGCCCCGAAGTGCAGGACGCGGTCGAAGACGACGAGCAGTCCGCAGTCTTCCCCGATACCGACGAGGACCAGCAAACACTCACGAGCGCGCGGCGACACGCTGTCTCTTCGAGGACTAACTGGCCAGTACCAGCATCTGTCCGATAGACAGAGCGGGCGAAGTGATGCACGGGAAACAGGGTGGTCTATTAAATTAATTGGATATGATGATTAGGTGAAGATGGGGAGATATTTGAGGATTAGGTAGGCCAAAGCAAACTTCAAGAAACAGTTTCCTCCGACCGCTTCCCAAGCGAGTAGTCTATCTCCTAATCGTCGTCATACGTCGTATCCAAATAGTCCTTCAGTGGGTGATCCACCCTCGATCATGCGCGAAACAAGTTCTCGAAGGATCTCGTAGCTAAGAACTTCACTCTGGTTTTCTGCTTGACAACCCGAGAATTGGAGATTGTTCCGGCATTCATCAATATCAGGCGGGCAGAGTGAGGCCTCAATTTCATTCTGAAGTTCTGGCGGGTAGACGGAGGCATGCTCTTGCATTGCGCTATCGATGGACTCACCCTGGAAGCGGCTTTCCACGAGATTAACTTTCACATCAATCAGTTCATCGCGACTAATATTGTAGTTATCATCCATTCTGCAGATCTTCCGCACAATTGATCTAAGTTCTTCTTGAAGACGCTCTGGGGCAACAACGTTTCTGCCGGCTAGAAAATCATCAACTGCGGTTGTAAGATCAGAGTCGGAGATGGGTGTATCTTGATCAGGAGTTATCTTTTCAAGATTAGCTCTGTTTCGGCAGAACCGTTCCGCTTCTAGTTGCTCATTGAATGCAACGCGCTCTAGAGACGAGATAATTCTGTGGATACCATCTTCATTGAGTTCGTCCGTGAGTAGGTCAACGATTCCTTGTCCACCTTCAGCCTGTTCAAATACGTACACATTATCGATCCAGTCCGAAGACAGATCTTCATTTTCGTTTTGTGTTCGATAGCCATAATGAAGGTCTCGAGGATTAATACCACTGATATCAGCGATTAGCACGAGGAAAAAGTGAGACGCAGTATGAAGTACAACCTCCTCAATGCCCACAACTCGATCCCCAATAATCTTGTCCTCCCACATTTCGGTAGATTCCCGGATTTCTGAGAGGGTTTCACTCAAGTCTAGTTCAATACCTTCTGTTGGTAAGGTAACCCCCAGTTTTGGATCTCTTGACTCAATGGGAATCTCGTATTGTTGACCGTACTGAGGGATGAA encodes:
- a CDS encoding UPF0175 family protein, whose amino-acid sequence is MIDVEDNIELLQQSGRFSSEEEFLEEAFRALLEKRPELRVDLAVEQYKTGSVSLNRAAELAGYSPEEFKEILRDRGVSRDVSVLNNEERSEHLENL